In a genomic window of Zonotrichia albicollis isolate bZonAlb1 chromosome 7, bZonAlb1.hap1, whole genome shotgun sequence:
- the KCNIP2 gene encoding A-type potassium channel modulatory protein KCNIP2 isoform X1, with protein MRSKGRKESLSDSRDLDGSYDQLTGNPPVQTKKALKQRFLKLLPCCRPKSIPSLSESNVEDEFELSTVCHRPEGLEQLQEQTKFTRKELQVLYRGFKNECPSGIVNEENFKQIYSQFFPQGDSSTYATFLFNAFDTDHDGSVSFEDFVSGLSTILRGTIDDRLNWAFNLYDLNKDGCITKEEMLDIMKSIYDMMGKYTYPAMREEAPREHVENFFQKMDRNKDGVVTIEEFLESCQKDENIMRSMQLFDSVI; from the exons GCAACCCGCCAGTCCAAACTAAAAAAGCGCTGAAGCAGCGATTCCTCAaactgctgccctgctgccggCCCAAATCCATCCCCTCGCTCAGTGAAAGCAA TGTTGAGGATGAGTTTGAGCTCTCCACCGTCTGCCACCGCCccgaggggctggagcagcttcaGGAGCAGACCAAGTTCACGCGCAAAGAGCTGCAGGTCCTGTACCGAGGCTTCAAGAAT GAGTGCCCAAGTGGCATTGTCAACGAAGAAAACTTCAAGCAGATCTATTCACAGTTCTTCCCTCAAGGAG ACTCCAGCACCTACGCCACCTTCCTCTTCAACGCCTTCGACACCGACCACGATGGCTCTGTCAGCTTTGAG GACTTTGTGTCTGGGCTGTCCACCATCCTGCGGGGCACCATTGATGATCGCCTGAACTGGGCCTTCAACCTCTATGACCTGAACAAAGATGGCTGCATCACCAAAGAG GAAATGCTGGACATCATGAAGTCCATCTACGACATGATGGGCAAATACACCTACCCGGCCATGAGGGAGGAAGCACCCCGGGAGCACGTGGAGAACTTCTTCCAG AAAATGGACCGGAATAAGGATGGTGTGGTGACAATCGAGGAGTTCCTGGAGTCCTGCCAGAAG GATGAAAACATCATGCGATCCATGCAGCTCTTCGACAGCGTGATTTAG